Proteins from a genomic interval of Calypte anna isolate BGI_N300 chromosome 19, bCalAnn1_v1.p, whole genome shotgun sequence:
- the TMEM248 gene encoding transmembrane protein 248 produces the protein MFSINLLENLKVYISSRPPLVVFMISVSAMAIAFLTLGYFFKIKEIKSPEMTEDWNTFLLRFNDLDFCISENETLKHLINDTTTPESTVTSGQARSSTQSPQTLEDSGPINISVTITLTLDPLRPFGGYSRNVTHLSSTIFGHQIGLSGRESHEEINITFTLPAAWNSDDCVLHGHCEQVVFTTCMTVTAASNVFPVTVQPPHCVPETYSNATLWYKIFTTARDSNTKYAQDYNPFWCYKGAIGKVYHALNPKLTVIVPDDDRSLINLHLMHTSYFLFVMVITMFCYAVIKGRPSKLRQSNTEFCSEKVALSEA, from the exons ATGTTCAGCATAAACCTGTTGGAGAACCTGAAGGTTTACATCAGCAGTCGGCCTCCGCTTGTGGTCTTCATGATCAGTGTAAGTGCTATGGCAATAGCTTTCCTGACACTGGGTTACTTCTTCAAAATCAAGGAGATCAAGTCACCAGAAATGACAGAG GACTGGAATACCTTCCTTCTGCGCTTTAATGATTTGGACTTCTGTATATCTGAGAATGAAACCTTAAAACATCTCATCAATGATACCACAACTCCAGAAAGTACCGTGACCAGTGGACAGGCAAGATCTTCTACCCAGTCTCCACAGACTCTTGAGGACTCGGGTCCAATAAACATCTCTGTTACAATCACTCTGACACTGGACCCCCTCCGGCCGTTTGGTGGATATTCTCGCAATGTCACACATCTAAGTTCCACAATTTTTGGACACCAAATTGGACTCTCAG GCAGAGAATCCCACGAGGAGATAAATATTACATTCACCCTGCCAGCTGCTTGGAATTCAGATGACTGTGTTCTTCATGGCCACTGCGAGCAGGTTGTGTTCACAACCTGCATGACTGTGACAGCAGCCAGCAATGTGTTTCCTGTCACAGT TCAGCCACCACATTGTGTTCCTGAAACATACAGCAATGCTACACTTTGGTACAAGATCTTTACTACAGCAAGAGACTCTAATACGAAATATGCACAAGATTATAACCCCTTCTGGTGTTACAAAGGAGCTATTGGAAAAGTGTACCATGCTTTAAATCCCAAACTAACTGTTATAGTTCCAGAT GATGATCGCTCTCTAATAAACCTGCATCTCATGCATACCAGTTACTTTCTTTTTGTGATGGTGATTACAATGTTCTGCTATGCAGTTATTAAAGGCAGACCAAGCAAACTGAGACAAAGCAATACAGAATTCTGCTCTGAAAAG GTTGCTTTGTCAGAAGCATAA